From Humidesulfovibrio mexicanus:
TTTATGCACAGGACAAAAATCACCTGTCTTTGGCCGCTAAAATGACAAAAATACCCACTTGACAGGGGTGCGCGGGACTCCCCGGCCGCAGGAAAGCAAACAGGTGGACGCCGTGCTGGCAACCACCTGTTTCGATTCGGTTTTGAGTTTCTTACATAAGGGCTTCGTCGGCGTAAGGCTTAGATTGGCGGCAAGGTGTCGTGCAGGGCCTGCTCCAGCCTGCGCCTTCCGCTGACGAGCAGGTCCGCATCGGGCCTGTCTCCTTCAAATTCGAGCGGCGGTCCGAAAAAGACCGGACAACGGCTGAAAGGCATGGGCAGTTCGAAACGGTCCCAGGAACGCTGAAACACATGCTTGCGCGCCGGACGGCAGCGCACCGGAACAAGCAGCGCCCCGGTCTTGTGGGCCAGGTACACGGCACCGTCCTTTGCCTTGTGGCGCGGCCCGCGCGGGCCATCCACGGTGATGACGCCGATGCGCCCCTGGTCCATATGGCGTTTGAGTGCGATGATGGCCTTGAGTCCGCCGCGTGTGCTGGAGCCCCGAGCGGTCCCGTAGCCAATGCTCGTGAGCACCTGGGCGATGATCTCTCCGTCGCGGCTGTCGCTGACGACGGTCGCCAGGCGTCCGTCCAGCTTGGTCATGCCGTATCCGGTCAGCGTGAACAGCTCGGAATGCCAGATGGCGAGCAGCACCGGGCGGCCTGCGTCTGCCGGATTCTTGATGACGCCCAGTGCGCCGCCGTCCTCGAAGCGCAGGCTCGCGATCCAGGCCCTGTAAAGGAGTGTGAGGGCGGGGCTGATGAGGCTTGGCGAAATGCGCATGGGCCGTTCCTTACGCGGCCTTAAGCCACGCTGGTGCCGTCGGCGAACTGCATCTGGTACAGCCTGGCGTACAGCGGGCAGGTTTCCAACAGCTTGGCGTGCTTGCCCTGAGCAACGACCCTGCCCTCCTCCATCACCACGATGAGATGGGCCGAAAGGATGGTGGACAGCCTGTGGGCGATGACGATGCTGGTGCGTTCGCGCATGAGATTTTCCAGCGCCAATTGCACAATGCGTTCGCTTTCGGTGTCCAGGGCGCTTGTGGCTTCGTCGAGGATGAGCAGGGGCGGATTCTTCAACAGCGCGCGCGCGATGGTGAGCCGCTGTTTCTGGCCTCCTGAAAGCCGCGCCCCGCGTTCGCCGATGACGGTGTCGTAGCCATCGGGCAGTTCCATGATGAAGTCATGGGCGAACGCGGCCTTGGCCGCGG
This genomic window contains:
- a CDS encoding lysophospholipid acyltransferase family protein → MRISPSLISPALTLLYRAWIASLRFEDGGALGVIKNPADAGRPVLLAIWHSELFTLTGYGMTKLDGRLATVVSDSRDGEIIAQVLTSIGYGTARGSSTRGGLKAIIALKRHMDQGRIGVITVDGPRGPRHKAKDGAVYLAHKTGALLVPVRCRPARKHVFQRSWDRFELPMPFSRCPVFFGPPLEFEGDRPDADLLVSGRRRLEQALHDTLPPI